CTCCTAGCCTGGCCTGGCTTTGTTTTGATGTCTTGTTTTTCACTGCTGGTCCAAACAACAGGAAATCCAGCATGGAGGGAGTTCAGCTGGAGGTGGCTCCCATGTCCTCACGGAGTGACTCCTGACCCCCTCCATGCTTACCCACATGTCCCCCAGTGActactggggaaactgaggcatggggcAAAGCACCCCCTCTGCTGTCTCCATCCACATCCCTGAATGTGGAGAGACAACTGGAGCTCAGCTTGGTGCAAAGCAAGAAAAGTGCAAAAGGTGGGACAAAGCCTTGGGGGTACCCCCAGTGCCCCCTCAGCAGGTCCCCTCGCACCCAAGTCTCCTTCCAGCTGGCTGGGGGGCAACAGTCTGCATCACCCTCGCCAGCCTTGGCACCAACTGAACCCGCTTCTTTCTCCCCACCCTGGACAGGTGTTACAAGTGTGTCCCAGCCTGCACCAGGGAGAGGCATGGGGGGTCCCAGCCTTGATGGGGGGGCACATGGGGGTTCCCACCCAAGAGGTTGGGAGGCAGGTGGGAGAACGTGGCGGGGAGGTGGGTGGGGGCAGAATTCAGGCTGGATGAGGAAGAGTGGGAGGTACTGGATCGGGTGACATGGCGACACCCAGCCTGAACAAGGAGGACACGAAGGCACCCAGCCTGGAAGAGGGGGGCACGGGTGTCCGGCCGGGGGCCGGAGGGCCAGGCGGTGCCGGCACTGCCCCCGGGGCCGTCCCGCCCGGTTCCATCCTTCccagcccgccccggccgcccgcccgccccgctccgcttcGCCTTTCCCCGCGGCCCGGCCGCACTGGGACCGCTATAAATCTGATGGCGGCGGCTGCCCGGGccgagcggggagcggggccgcccaggtaagccttccccccccccgactGGGGACCGCGCCGGGCCCCACTCGCCCGGAGGACATGAGGTGGCTACGGTCACCCCCCAGCGCACGAAGGACCGCGAGGTGGCGGCGACCCCGCGCTACCCCTCCGGCACCGGGGCCGGGGAGCTGCCGACCGCCACGGGGAGGGCTccgccggtccccgccgcccTCTTGGCCCTGCAGGCGGGTCCGCACCTTCGGGCCAGCGTGCGTCTCAgcagccagccccgcgccgcggggggacccccgcgcccccaggaGTCCGGCttgccgcccggccccggcatCATCGGCTCGGACCCGGTGGACGAGCAGGTGCTGAGGGCGCTGGTGCTGCAGCTTGGCCTCGACGGGGAGCTCTGGCTCGGCCACCACGAGCTCGACTTCCTCGCGGACCTGCCAGCGGCTGCGGACGCTGGAGAGCGGCTGGGGCGGGGCGCTCCCGCATCGCCCCACCGGGGACCCGCTCTCCGGGGCCTCGCCGTGGGGGCGGCCGCCAGCGCTGCGGGCGGGGTGAGGGCGCAGGGAGCGCTCAGAGCCCGGCCGAGGGCGGGACGGGGCCGCGCTGCCCGTCCCCGAGGCGGAGCTGCCTCGCTGGACCAGGCCGGCAGAAGCGCCGAGCTGCGGTCAAATAGAATCTGTAAGGACCCTTGTCACCCCGCGTGTTGGGTTTGCGTGGCGAGATCTTGCTAGCtagcgggggggctgcagggctgtctgctgtgagaagctgccagaagctttccCTGTGTCTatcagagccaatgccagccggctccaagatggatcTGCGGCTGGCTAAGGCTGAGCCCACCAGCGATGGTggcagcacctctgggataacatagttaagaaggggaaaaaaaactgctaTGAAAACAGCAGCGGAGAAAGTGAGagaagagaaacaactctgcagacaccaaggtcagtgaagaaggagggggaggaggtgctccaggcgctggagcagagttTTCCCTTCAGccctggagcagaccatggtgaggcaggctgtccctgcagccgtgggggcctacgggggcgggggggagcagaTCCCCACGTGCAGCTCGGGGatgaccccacaccggagcagggggctgcccagaggaggctgtgaccccatgtggagcccatgctggagcagtctcctggcaggacctgtggacccctggagagaggagcccatgccggagcaggtttgctggcaggacttgtgaccccacggGGGGACCCACGATGAAGCAGTCTGTTGCTGAAgggctgcaccccatggaagggacccatgctggagcagctcatgaagaactgcagcctgtgggaaggactcacgttggagaagtttgtggaggactgtctcctgtgggagggaccccaacGCTGGAGCAGAAGGGTGCGAGGAGTCCTCCCAGTGAGGAggaagtgatctctccctgtcctggtatcaacccatgagcctttgctgtattttgtttccCCTGCCCAGccgaggaggggagtgatagaacagctttggtgggcacctggtgtccagccagggtcaaccccgCACACTCCGGCTCTGCCCTTTTCCCTGTCCAGCTCGGCGCTGGGACTGGCGGGCGGACAAGGGGGTCCATCTCTGCGGGAGACCCCGTGGGAAGCGGCCCGGAGTGGGAGGAGGGTCTGCCACCGCAGCTCCCGCCCCTCCTCCCGGCTCTACGGTGGCGCCGGAGGTGCCACCTGCGCGGTGTTCCCATCGCGTCACCCCCGAGGATGAACCTCTGTCCCGCCCGCGCCCCACTGGGGGAGCGATGCTGCGGGGACTCGCCGGGGGCCGCCTGGTGCGGGGCCGCTCCACTCGGCTGCCCGGCGGGGTGCGGGACCCCGGGACCCCGATAGGACACGCCAGCCTCCTCGGGGACCCCAGTCAGGGACCACTCGCCCCTGTGCTGCCTTCGGGAGCGGGCGCTCATGCCCGGAGTGAGGTTCGAGGGGCTGCGTGGGGTCCCAGCTCTACTGGGAGGGGCCGTGGGCGAAGGGAGGTGGTCCAGCACGCGTGTCCCCCCCAGCTCGGCTCCCGGGGCAGCCGGGGTACCTGGAGTgtccgagcccccccgccccggaggaGGGGGGGATGTGCCGTGCCACCCGCGACACCCTCACACCCTCTCCCAAACCGCAGGGGCACAATGTGGGGGGCTGTCCCACGGCACCTGCGAGGGCCGGGAGGGATCCTGTCACTCACCCCACGACCCTCCCCGGGCCCCCTCGGCACGGACACAGCCGCCGGGAGCGCGATGCCCCCGTCGAGGCCGCTtgcagcggggaggggacggggcacCCCACCtcgctgctgggggctgcccagaaccccctccctcaccTCCCGAGGGCGGCATGTCAGCAGAGACACGCACCCCGCCTCCCCTGGCACCGGGCTGTGCTGGACCTCCGGCCCAGCAGGGGGCGCCCCGCGGCGCGTCCGCCCCACCCGCGGATATTAGCGGCGGACCGGAAGCAGTCATCCTTTCCCCTGTGGAGCGCAGCCATGGTGAGGGCGAGGCGCGGACGCTCCCGGCTGCTATCCGCTGCCATCCACCGCCCGCCGCGGGCTGCCGTTGCCCCCGTCGCGTCGAGGGCCGTGGGAGGGAGCCCGCCGCCAGGGCCAGGGTGGAGAgggagcccggggggggccgaggaggggcggctgggggggctgggccgggcctgaCGGCGGCCCGTAACGTATCCTGTCGCGTCCCGTAGGCCCGCGGCCCGAAGAAGCACCTGAAGCGCGTGGCTGCGCCCAAGCACTGGATGTTGGACAAGCTGACGGGCGTCTTCGTGAGTGCGGgccggggatggggatggggatgggagcaGGCCCGAGCCCGGGCTGCTCGCGGCAGCGGCTTTTCGCGCTCTCTGCGGGCCCAGGCGGCTTCGCAGTCTCACCAGGGCGTTGCTCGGGCGCGTTGCTTGGGGGCTGGCGGTGAGCTGCGGCAGCTGGGCAGTGCagggggaaaagcagagctttgCAAACAGCTTCCGTGTTTCGCCTGTTTGCAAGGGATGTGGTAGTGGGGTCGTTGGCTGCTGTCTTCCAGCTTgctgcttgttgtttttttctttcactagGCTGGGTCTGTAGATTGTTGTGGTGTTTCAGGGGCTGGTAAGACGGGGGAGGAAAGGCACTGTAAATACCAACAAAAGATATCTGCAGCCTGTCACTGCCTGCGTAGCACTTAAGCTTTATGCAGCTGTCCTCAGGTGCAGCTGCGAGAGCCATCAGGGCAGTAGCATTCTTCCCCCAGGGACAGTCAATGCTGCTGTTGTGCTTGAGCACCCAGCGGAAAGCTTCTGTTTGCAGGCACCCCGTCCATCAACAGGCCCTCACAAGCTGAGGGAGTGCCTTCCACTCATCATCTTCCTGCGGAACAGGCTGAAGTATGCCTTGACAGGAGATGAGGTCAAGAAGATCTGCATGCAGAGGTTCATCAAGATAGATGGCAAAGTCCGCACAGACATCACCTACCCTGCAGGCTTTATGGGTGAGCGGGGAGGGCTGAGGCGGGTACCTTGGGCAGCTGTGCTGCCCTGTGGGGGGGAAGCTTTGTAAAGCTGGCATGATTTTGGGGGAAGGGTGCTTTTGTGGTGGACTTGGAAGATAAGAGAAGTATAAGCAGTTGTTATTTAGTTTAGAGTTGTGCACTGCAATGAATACCAAAGCAAGATATCTCTAACCTGTAACTGCCTGCTTGCATATACGTAAATTGCTGTTCAGACCAGCCTTTGATAGTTCTTGCTAATTTGCACTGTATCACAGTAAAAGTTGTGAGCCTGTGGTCAAGAGGAGATACCAGCCTTGTCATCCATGCTTGAAGCGTTGTTCAGCAGTGTCTAGTTCTTTTTAAATGTGAGCTTCATGCTGAGTTATAGTGTTGGGTAACATAGCTGGTAACAGCTGCTGTTTTATTTCCCCCTCTGAAATCAGATGTCATTAGCATCGAGAAGACAGGTGAACATTTCCGCTTGGTGTACGATACCAAGGGCCGGTTTGCTGTTCACCGCATCACAGCTGAAGAGGCCAAGGTGAGGGGCTTCGGCTTGGTGTAAGTATGGGCCCAGTTGGGTTTGATCGGGGCAATGTTTTCTCTTCGGCATCTCCTGAATGGGAGCtgttcatagaaccatagaatggtttgggttggatgggaccttaaagatcatctatttccgggacaccttccactggatcaggttgctcaaagccctgtccatcctggccttgaacgcttgcAGGGATTGAGCATCTACAccttctctgggcatcctgttccagtgacGCACCACCCttgtagtgaagaatttctttggtctaaatctgccctctttcagcttgaagccattaccccttgtcctgtcgctccaTGCCCTTttaaaaactccctctccagctcccttctaggccccttcaggtactggcaggctgctataaggtctccctggagccttgggttctccaggctgaacagccccaactctgtcagcctttcctcacagcagaggtgttctagCCCTCACGTCATTGCTATGGCctgctctggccccactccagcaggtccatgtccttcttgtgctgagggctccagttGGCTCTCTGAGAGCTGAGTCCATGCCACGCTTGAGAAGATCAGGGCCTTCAGCACTGGGGTATGAAGCCCTTGGTGGGGGGAAATCTCTTGGTGACATGAGAGGAACTCCCAGATGACTGCAGGTGCGTTGTCTACTGCTTGAAATGACCGCTGTTGGCATGGGCTGGGTTACATTCACAGGGAGCTTTGGGATGGAGATGGCTCTGTTGTGATGTGGTTAGCCTTAATGTCGGGGTCTGCAACCTAACGGTGATCAGAAACATGGTACTGACTATGGTGCAAAAGCCTTGAACTCTTTCCCGGGTCTGTTACGGAAGTGTTCACAAACTCTGGCCCTGGGTTTCGGCAGGGGAGTCCCGCACGTGTTTCTGTAACCCAAGTGTGTTGGCATGCCTGAGTTGCAAGTCTGCGCTCTCCTCCTTACGTCCTTCGTAAGGACAGGCTGTGCAGGCATGCAGTGACACTGAGGGGAGAGCTGGCTGTGCTGTAGCCGTCTGTGGTGTGCGTTTAAGGCCTCCTTGCGATATGGTTTTACCTCTGGCTACCATTGTGTTGACCTGTGAGTCCCAAAGTGTCTGTGAAGGAGTCAAGGGTGAAAGGCAGGAGGGACACCAGGGTGCCCTGGAGGAGTGATACAGGTCTCTTTTGGGTCCTGAAGAAAGGCAGCCTCTGCCTCTGTTGTGTGACCATGGGCTTCAGGGCAAAATGAGGAAACTGCCCTGGCGTAGGCTTTCCTGGGAAAAATGCAGCCAGTGTTGGTGGGGAGGCCGAAGCCCAGGGTGGGCAGCTGTTTCCAAAGAacagatgttttccagtggggCTGTAGCACAGCCATGTGGCAGCCCTGCGAGAGGCATCGCTGGGGCAGTGAGCTCGGCAAGTCGCTGCCTAGACTCCTGTTGCAAGCCCTTGATGTCTGGGTGTTTTGCTTGGGGTCTGAAGCCTGCTGTGGCTGGTGGCTCTTTGGGGCACAAGAGTCCCCTGGTTCATGGTGCCACTCGCTGCCTCAGCTGAGcacttttgggttttgtttgcagTACAAGCTGTGCAAGGTGAGGAAGATATTCGTGGCTACCAAAGGAATCCCTCATCTGGTCACCCACGATGCCCGCACCATCCGCTATCCGGACCCCCTCATCAAGGTGAATGATACGGTCCAGATTGACCTGGAGACAGGCAAGATCACAGATTTCATCAAGTTTGACACAGGTAGGTTTGCATTCCATGTAAAACACTGTACTCTTCCTTGAGCTGTGCCAGGGTTTCTGTGGGACATAGGCATCGCCAAGTGCTTCAGTGGCCGCTCTGTGGGCCAGTGCAGATCTGTCCCTGCACTTCTCCAGGGATGCTCCTCAAAGAGCCTGGGCAAAAGCGCTTCACCATGGTACCTGGTGCCAGCTCTTGTCACACCTGTCTTCCTTCACCCCAGGTAACCTGTGCATGGTGACCGGCGGTGCCAACTTGGGTCGTATTGGAGTGATCACCAACCGGGAGAGACACCCTGGCTCATTTGACGTGGTTCACGTAAAGGACGCCAATGGCAATAGCTTTGCCACCAGGCTTTCCAACATCTTCGTTATTGGCAAAGTAAGCCTACGCGGACACAAGGCGGGTGGGTTCTCTCCTGTTGTTGGGGGCTTCCGGCTGAAGCAAAGAGGCTTGGTGTCTTCTGTAGGCAGCTGCCTTCCCACACAGTGAAGCTTTGGTGCTGGCATCAGTTTGGGCTCCACTCCCTGTGGTTCTGCCTGCTCTAGGCTGACTGCTCTGAGAAGAGGAAGCATTTGTAAACATAGGAGTGGGGATGTTTTCAACAAGCAGcccagtgttttttttaaacctgagaGTTAGGAGCTGAGTAGTGCTCAGTGCTCAGATCTTGATGTGACCTGGGCAGCTGCTCTGACTGGGAGTGCCCTCGCCCtcagtgcctgtgctgtctcGCCATTCCTGGTGGGCTCTTTTGTCGAGGTTGGAAAggggtggtgttttggttttggctgaagCGCATTTCGTATTGGACGTGACCGAAAGAGGCAGGTATAGGCCTGTACACCTTCGGCACCTTCCTAAGGGGCTTCTGCTGTGCCAATGCCATGGCCATGTGTATGTGGCCCACCATGGGCAAGGTtggcttctgctgcttttcccacCTGAGGGGGAGAGCTCTGCCCCTGTCTGGGTTTCATGATGTGAGGTGGCTTCTTTTCCCTTGCTGCAGGGCAACAAGCCGTGGATCTCCCTGCCCCGTGGAAAGGGCATCCGCCTGACCATTGCtgaagagagagacaagagactGGCAGCCAAGCAGAGCAGTGGGTGAACTCCAACTTGGGTTGGCAATGGTCCTTTCAGTATATTAATTAAACCATTTACCAAATGGCTGTGTGACTGGCTGGGGAGCATCCCAGGGTTGGGGGGAACCATGTCATGCCAGTGTGAAGCCACACTCTGCTCTCCAGAAGGGCCTGCTGATCTGGGGAGACTCCTGGCAATGTGAGCAACTGGCAGAGCCATTTTCCAGAATGGCGAGGAGGAGCAGTGGGAGAGCCTCCATGCTGGTCCGTCCCTGGGAAGGTCTTGGCACAGATGCTCCTGGATGTTGTTTCCAGGGACatgctggaggagcaggggacTGGGAAGAGCCAGCTGGGCTCTCTCTggggctgcacctcaaatactgcgttcagttttgggcccctcagtacaagaaggacagtgaggtgctggagcttgtccagagaagagcaatgaggctggtgaggtgtctagagaacaagtcttatgaggagcagctgagggaactggtggtgtttcatctggagaagaggaggctgagggggcaccttattgctctctacagctacctgaaaggaggctgtagtgaggtgggtgttggtctcatCTCCGAAGTAACTAGTGATGGGccgagaggaaatggcttcaagttgcaccaggggaggttaagattggatattaggaaaaatttctttattgaaagagttgtgaagcattagaacaggctgcccagggaagtggtggagtcactgtccctggaggtgttaaaaaaaatgtagatatggcactttgggacatgatttagcagccatggtggtgttgggttgatggttggactggatgatcttagacatcttttccaacctttatgattctatgagattGCCCCCAGTCGTGgggctgagcagagaggggaggcTCTGTGTCCAGTGCCAGGGCTGGGTGGTGCGTTGGCTGGTCAGTTGGGCTCTGAGTGTGCTGGTGCGGCATCCGGAGCCCAGTTGGCGATTGCTTACTGGGAAGGTCCCTCAtggcctgctcttcttcagcgcCTTTCGTCCGGAGGTGGAGCATACGAGGCATCACGCTGACAGCCAGGACAAGAACGGGTTGCTGGGGACCTCAGGAAGTCCAGCAAAGACAAGCGGCAGGCACCAGCCCTGGGATGGGCTGACACCCGCAGGAGGTGGGGCCAGGGGtgggtggctggagagcagcagtaGCTGTGGGAAAGGCCCTGGAGGCCGGGGTGGGCAGCGTGCCCAGGCAGCAAGGGCAATCCTGCGGCCCGGGCTGTGCTAGCAAGGACATGGGTGGCACTGTGGGGAGGGggttcctctgtgctgctgcgcCCAGGGGAGGCTGTGCCTGGGCACCGGGTCCCCCACCACGGGGGTTTTTCCCCAGGAAGGGATGGTCAGGGCATGGCCAGTCCTTGTGCACACAGTGCTACTGGTTTGGCCTGGGTGCTGCCCTTGCCCAGGGGTACTCAACCTGGGGAGGTAACTGGGTCGTCCTTGGGCATGTCCCTGAAGCTGGACGAGGGTTATGGGGCTGTGCGTCGCCTGTGCTCGTAGGCCATACCTGCACAGGGAGAGCAAGAGCACaggcaggggagggaagggatgtcagcAGGATGACACGGAGGGTACCAGGCATCTACCTGCCACACACACCCCAGGTGCTGCGCCTGTTTCTGGTGTCTTGGGTTGCCCAGTGCTGGCCACACATACCTGGCTCACCTAGTGCCAAGGGTCCTGAGCTAATGGAGAAGCCACTGTGTCTCCTTCGTCATCTGTTGCTGGGGCAAGCTGTGGTGTGCCAGCATCTGCCGGAGGGTTTTGAGGCAATGAAGAAGCCACTGCATCCTTATGTGCTGCCGGGGAGACAGTGGCTGTGCTGGCCTCTCCTTGATGGTCTCCAGATCCAGACATGGGAGAAGCCATGTTTTTTCCACCCTTATTTCATTCACTCGTCCTCACCTCTACTCAGCCACAGTGCAGTTCCCAAGTTCAAAACTTCCAGTTTCTCATTGACAGCCCTGGTTTTATCCAGAGTCCCACTCCACACCCTTCCCAGCCTCACCTGGAGGGGTTGCTGCTCAGCAATATCTGTAGCTGAACAGCTGTGCACACGCAATGTTCAGGAGGTGAAAGCAGACACACATCACCATTGGCTTCCAGCTCTCCACCTGCTTGTGCCCTGCACCGAGGAGGAAGAAAGCTCCTATGTCAGCAAGTTGCAGCTGCAGCGCCCACGCACCGGGAGAGTCGTAAGAACAAATTTCATGTGCATTACACACGCAACAGGCAACTTGCACGTAATTTAGCCAGTGCCTGCTCTGAGGTCAGTGAGGCAGGCGGTGTCCAAGGGGCTCTTTATGGGAGCTGTCTGCGGGTTTGCACCAGGACAAGGCTAGAGCAGAGCCATGTATGTGGCTGTATTATAGGATGTCCTCTTTCGCTTTCAGCGTGGCTGTGCTGGTGTCACACTCTACAGCACAGCACCTTCAAGCCCTTACGGCAAGCAAAGTACCACTCTGTCCAAAAGACCCATTCTTCTCTTAGGACCGTGGGCTGTTACCCAGCGcccgctgctgccacccggtgaccaaaatgtGGTACGGCGGCTCGGGGGACGCGCAGGTGCGGTGGTGCTGTGTGaccgagctcgctgctgccacccggtgaccaaaatgcGCTACTGCCGCTCTGGTGCAGCAAGATGCAGTGACACTGGACGGCGCTGGCCCAGGGATCCAGAAATAGCTCGACTCTGGTAATGTACAGGCTAAAGAGCTACAAGAATGGCGGGGAAGAAACTTAGAAGTGACTTTCTTACAGTGTGTGGATGACACATTATTGGGCACTGAAACTGAAATGCAGGTAAAAATGCTTCTGCTAGCTTGTTGAGCTGTTTGGGCCTAGCAGTGTATCAAGTGTCACAGAAAAAGGCCCAGCTGGGCAAAAAAACCAGGGACTTACATGGGTTTTGAAATTTCTCAGGGGGAAAGGCCACTGAGCCCTGATCGAAAAAAGCTTTTTGCAGAATCTCCCTTCCCAAGACAGAGAGAGTTAAGAGGATTTCTTGGAATGGCCGGCTCGCGTCACATGTGGATTCTGAATTTTGGTCTCATGGCTAAACCTCTGTATGAGGCAGTTAAAAGATCAGATGAACTACTGACTGGGGGTCTCGATTGTCAAAAAGATTTGATGATGTAAAAAGGGCCTTGATAAGTCCCCCTGTTTTGGCACTGCCAGGTATAGCTAAGCCTCTTGCATTATACGTGCATGAAAGACTGCACGTCGCATTGGGAGCTCTAACACAAATTCTCAGATTGGAAAAGACTCGTGGCCTATTTTTCCAAACAATTGGATCAAGTGAGTCAAAGATGGCTGCCTGTCTCCAAGCATTGGCTGCCAGGTATTATTAATCCAAGAAGCCAGAAAGCTAACCATGTGTCGGAAGATTTTATGTGCTTCATGCAGTGACAGCAGTGTTGGAACAACGCAGATGTCACTGGTCATCTCTTAGTCAGATGGTATGAAGCCGCATTGCTAGAACAGGATGACATGAGTATGAGAATTTCCAATTCTTTAAATCCTGCCTCTCAAAACTCTAGATCATACATTATATACTGATGGTAGCATCAGAAAGGAACATAAATCCAGATATACAATAGTGACTTTGGAAAAGGTATTGTAATCGGGACCATGACCGCTCAAAAGGCTGAACTAATCACATTAACAAGACCCTTGGAGTTATCAGAGGATCAACATGTGAATATTTATCTAAATATACATTTGGAGTgatccatgctcatggagcaatCAAAAAGACACTGAGGGATGGTGGATCACCAGTAACAAACAATATTgtgacacaaaattgggaggaatggtggatacaccagaaggctgtgctgccattcagtgagacctgggcaggctggagagttgcgcacagaggaacctgatgaagttcaacaagggcaagtgcagggtcctgcatctggggaggaacaaccgcatgcatcagtacaggcttggggcggacctgctggagagcagctctgtggagagggacctgggtgtcctggtggatgacagggtgaccatgagccagcagtgtgcgctggctgccaagaaggccagtgggatcctggggtgcatgaggaggagtgtggccagcagggcgagggaggttctccttcctctctgctctgccctggtgaggccctatctgcagtgctgtgtccagttctgggctccccagttcaagaaagatgaggagctactggagagagtccagcggagggcaacgaggatgaggaggggactggagcatctcatgaggaaaggctgagggagctgggcttgttcagcctgaagaagagaaggctgagaggggacctcatatatGCTTATAATATcttaagggcgggtgtcaggaggatggggccagactcttttcagtggtgcccagcaacaggacaaggggcaacgggcacaaactgaagcagaggaagttccagctgaacacgaggaagaacttcttcactttgagggtgatgcagccatggaacaggttgccgagggaggttgtggattctccttctctggagatattcaagacctgcctggacaaggtcctgtgcagcctgctctgggtgaccctgctttggcaggggggttggactagatgactcacagaggtcccttccaacccctaacattctgtgattctgtgatttggtaaCTGCTCCCATGATAACAAAATTATTGCAGCAAACCCACAAAGGAAGTCATAAAGGAGCTGCAGCATTGATTGTTAGCATAAAGGATTATGCAATGGGACTTAAAATGAGAAGATATGCAATTCAAGTAGTAAAGCAGTGCATAATTTGTTGTAAGAATAATCCAAAGATGGAATCTAGGCCTCCACCTGGAGAGGTAATACTGGGAAATTTTCCAAGGGAATGctggcaaattgatttttctgaattaccacAATGTAATCAATGTAACTGTCTTTTGGGTCTTACAGATATATTTACAAGGTGGCCAGGGAAgccttgtcctgtcacatcaAGCAGGCTAGAGAGGTAAAGTACTATTGGAAAAAGTAATTCCAGAGTATTAGAGATAATGTGGGACTTCTGGTTCCTGGTTGCAGTCCATACTACGATCCTTGGGACTCATGGGGCCGGGAGCTTTGTTAATGAAGATAGGACTAATATTCATGTCTGGTTTTATGTGGTGTTTTTTTATGGTTTGTAGCCTTATAATCTTTTTAATATGTGCATATTACTATCACTCTCACTGTTCTGGATGACCTGTCTCATCTCCTCTGATACTGGGGAACAAGGTGAAAATATCTCACATAATCCAGCCTGGGAACTAATTCAAGGGTTCACACGCATTTGGAACCGCACTGACTGAGGAGTTTGTGTTCAAATTCCTAAATCTTCAGGAGAAGGTATTAGCTTTTCTGTCATTAATTTTAATTCTAAAGGACGTGAATGTAATCACAAAAAAACTGTACTGCCAACTGTACTTGGGATAGAATGAAAGCTCTGTTTGAGAGCCAATATGGTGTCGCTCTTGCTCTTGGTGGAGCCTGAAGGGTGGAGCAGGATTCATTTTAccaaatttcttcagaaaattggACTAATCTTTGGAACAAAGTATGTTCTAGATGGAACGTGAGTGACCCAGTAACTCCCATACTGGAAACTCCATTTATATACATGTAAAGGTAAATTGAGTAAACTGGAACCTAAAATAATTCCGGAAGAAGTATTGGGTGATAGGCCTCTGGGATACCAGAGTGTTCTTGGAGCAGAGGGCCCATGCAACAACGTGGCCGAAGGGGTGAGTAAAGGTGGAGACGACCCCAGGAAGTTTCCggagcaggaag
The Opisthocomus hoazin isolate bOpiHoa1 chromosome 14, bOpiHoa1.hap1, whole genome shotgun sequence DNA segment above includes these coding regions:
- the RPS4X gene encoding small ribosomal subunit protein eS4, X isoform; protein product: MARGPKKHLKRVAAPKHWMLDKLTGVFAPRPSTGPHKLRECLPLIIFLRNRLKYALTGDEVKKICMQRFIKIDGKVRTDITYPAGFMDVISIEKTGEHFRLVYDTKGRFAVHRITAEEAKYKLCKVRKIFVATKGIPHLVTHDARTIRYPDPLIKVNDTVQIDLETGKITDFIKFDTGNLCMVTGGANLGRIGVITNRERHPGSFDVVHVKDANGNSFATRLSNIFVIGKGNKPWISLPRGKGIRLTIAEERDKRLAAKQSSG